In one window of Candidatus Binatus sp. DNA:
- a CDS encoding SDR family NAD(P)-dependent oxidoreductase, producing MRLENKVAVITGGASGMGRATTMRFLEEGASVVIADYNEDTGMQTLAIASDRGFREQVRFIRTDVAKEPAVAAMIDLAVAEFGRLDIVFNNAGVGGALGPIWDVEVEEWDYTFDVLAKGVFLGIKHAARAMKRLGRGGSIINTASIAGLSGGGGPLVYSAAKAAVINLTQAAALQLASDRIRVNAICPGGVLTPLTDRGDPVAAAKRMEQLQPWPEHGKPEHIAGAALFLASDDSAFVTGEALVVDGGLTAAGPDIWRRFGTSREAQLSQVGVNRGSTGAPSTRRPVRKI from the coding sequence ATGAGACTTGAGAACAAAGTGGCGGTGATCACCGGAGGCGCGAGCGGGATGGGCCGCGCGACCACGATGCGTTTCCTAGAGGAGGGGGCGTCAGTGGTCATCGCCGACTACAACGAAGATACCGGCATGCAGACTCTGGCGATCGCATCCGATCGTGGATTTCGCGAGCAGGTCCGCTTCATTCGAACTGACGTGGCCAAAGAGCCCGCGGTTGCCGCGATGATCGATTTGGCGGTTGCCGAATTCGGCCGGCTCGATATCGTGTTCAACAACGCCGGTGTCGGCGGCGCGCTCGGCCCGATCTGGGACGTGGAAGTAGAAGAATGGGACTACACCTTCGACGTGCTCGCGAAGGGTGTCTTCCTGGGCATCAAGCACGCGGCCCGCGCCATGAAGCGCCTTGGTCGAGGCGGCTCGATTATCAACACTGCGTCGATCGCCGGTCTGAGCGGCGGAGGCGGACCGCTGGTTTATTCGGCCGCCAAAGCGGCGGTGATCAATCTCACGCAAGCGGCGGCGCTGCAACTCGCTTCCGACCGCATCAGGGTCAATGCGATCTGTCCCGGAGGAGTTCTTACGCCGCTCACCGACCGCGGCGACCCCGTTGCCGCCGCCAAGCGGATGGAACAGTTACAACCGTGGCCAGAGCATGGTAAACCCGAGCACATCGCTGGCGCCGCATTGTTCCTGGCCAGTGATGACTCCGCATTCGTCACCGGCGAGGCACTGGTGGTGGATGGAGGGTTAACCGCCGCCGGTCCGGACATCTGGCGGAGGTTTGGAACGTCGCGCGAAGCACAGCTATCGCAGGTGGGCGTAAACCGGGGCAGCACGGGAGCGCCAAGCACCCGTCGTCCGGTCCGCAAGATTTAA
- a CDS encoding acyl-CoA dehydrogenase family protein, giving the protein MSRISDEQVRAEVRAWLAANWDPEMSLVTWRNKLADSGWGMPQWPEAWYGRGLPVGLARVVEEEFANVGAVSVAKSGVRLLAAATLLEHGSDLQKKKFLRRILTGEDTWCQFFSEPGSGSDLAGATTRADLVGDHWIINGQKVWTTSAHHADHGLLLARTDWDAPKHEGMSFFVIDVKQPGVDVQPLKQMNGHASFNQVFFTDAIVPAENLVAGVGDGWKVAMTTLAHERRGADGLNPPSKRGARLGRIHAEERSELETANQPYKWYPQRAGRVDLVFERAKETGANKDPYVRQEIAKLMIMAKSAEWTARRARAAQQHGRPQGPEGSLGKLAASNVARSCAHVHTLITGAEAMLAGPGSPRDGIIAEILVSVPATSIAGGTDEIQRNIISERVLGLPKEPRFDTGPFRNVRKN; this is encoded by the coding sequence ATGAGCAGGATCAGCGATGAGCAGGTGCGAGCCGAGGTACGTGCGTGGCTCGCGGCTAACTGGGATCCGGAGATGTCCCTGGTGACGTGGCGAAACAAGCTCGCCGACTCCGGCTGGGGGATGCCGCAATGGCCTGAGGCCTGGTACGGGCGCGGTCTGCCAGTGGGCCTCGCGCGCGTGGTCGAGGAGGAATTCGCCAATGTGGGCGCGGTGAGCGTTGCGAAATCGGGAGTGCGACTACTGGCGGCGGCCACGCTGCTCGAGCATGGGTCGGATCTACAAAAAAAGAAATTCCTGCGCCGCATCCTCACCGGCGAAGACACTTGGTGCCAGTTCTTCAGCGAGCCCGGCAGCGGCTCGGACCTCGCCGGCGCCACCACTCGCGCGGATTTGGTCGGCGACCATTGGATCATCAACGGGCAGAAGGTATGGACGACGAGCGCGCATCATGCCGACCACGGCCTATTGCTAGCCCGCACCGATTGGGATGCGCCCAAGCACGAGGGGATGTCGTTTTTCGTGATCGACGTCAAACAGCCGGGTGTCGACGTGCAGCCGCTCAAGCAAATGAACGGCCACGCGTCATTTAACCAGGTGTTCTTCACCGACGCGATCGTCCCGGCCGAGAATCTGGTCGCCGGCGTCGGCGATGGCTGGAAGGTGGCGATGACGACGCTGGCCCACGAACGCCGCGGCGCCGACGGGCTGAACCCACCATCAAAGCGAGGGGCGCGCTTGGGACGTATCCACGCCGAGGAGCGGTCCGAGCTCGAAACGGCTAACCAGCCGTACAAATGGTATCCGCAGCGCGCGGGTCGGGTCGATCTCGTATTCGAGCGCGCCAAGGAGACCGGCGCGAACAAGGATCCTTATGTGCGTCAGGAGATCGCCAAGCTGATGATCATGGCGAAGTCGGCCGAGTGGACCGCGCGCCGAGCGCGCGCTGCCCAGCAACATGGGCGACCGCAGGGTCCGGAAGGCTCGCTCGGAAAGCTCGCAGCCAGCAACGTTGCTCGATCCTGTGCCCACGTGCACACTTTGATTACGGGCGCAGAAGCAATGCTCGCCGGTCCCGGCAGTCCGCGTGACGGAATCATAGCCGAGATTCTAGTGTCAGTGCCCGCCACCTCTATCGCCGGGGGCACCGACGAGATTCAGCGCAACATCATCAGCGAGCGCGTGCTTGGCTTACCGAAGGAGCCACGTTTCGACACCGGCCCGTTCCGGAACGTGCGAAAGAACTAG
- a CDS encoding amidohydrolase family protein, translating into MAYDLLIKNGTVVDGTGAPRMRADIAVAGDRIAEIGNIREGAKRVIDASDLIVSPGFVDPHTHYDAQICWDPLISCTSWHGITSVVMGNCGVGVAPCKPESREIAAWDLTNVEAIPFESLKKGITWDWETFPEYLDAAERRGSAINLGFLAPLTPFRHYVMGIESMDRAATPEETRQIAALLSEAMAAGAMGFSTTTLKQHIGYQGSPLACRLASKDELKAYANVLKQHRKGAIEVALTKKIAVVQEDEYELLDMLLTESERPVTWLAMASSPRRPERALETLTRLEPLISRGGIPQVLCKPFVAQLDLRSPFTFADNDSWSQVFNQPVEVQKKIYADPNFRDNFRASLSQPHLFPGKWNRVEILEAINPALKQYEGKTVAEVAEMRGADGLDTFLDLTLEDDLQLQYTMQQYHEGGIQQLISDPRTMIGLSDGGAHVDMLCDAGYATYLLGNWVRKNQAMTLEFAIKRITSEPANFFGIRERGQLKKGWKADITVFDYNTVNSARRATMQHDLPGGGRRLVMPAEGIEYTVVNGRVSYVHGRQSGELAGQVIRSVAA; encoded by the coding sequence ATGGCATATGACCTATTGATAAAGAACGGCACGGTCGTCGACGGCACTGGCGCACCGCGGATGCGCGCCGACATCGCCGTGGCTGGCGATCGCATCGCAGAAATCGGCAACATCAGGGAGGGCGCGAAGCGCGTGATCGACGCCTCCGACCTGATCGTGTCGCCTGGCTTCGTCGATCCGCATACGCATTACGACGCGCAGATTTGCTGGGATCCCCTGATTAGCTGCACGTCGTGGCATGGGATCACGTCGGTCGTGATGGGCAACTGCGGCGTCGGCGTTGCGCCATGCAAGCCTGAGTCGCGCGAAATCGCGGCGTGGGACCTGACCAACGTCGAGGCAATCCCGTTCGAATCGCTGAAGAAGGGAATCACCTGGGACTGGGAAACCTTCCCCGAGTACCTCGACGCCGCGGAGCGGCGCGGCTCCGCGATCAATCTCGGCTTCCTCGCCCCGCTTACGCCGTTTCGTCATTACGTGATGGGCATCGAGTCGATGGATCGCGCCGCCACACCCGAGGAGACCCGGCAGATCGCGGCCCTGCTGAGTGAAGCGATGGCGGCCGGCGCGATGGGTTTTTCGACCACTACGCTGAAGCAGCATATCGGCTACCAGGGCTCGCCGCTGGCCTGCCGGCTGGCCAGCAAGGACGAGCTGAAGGCATACGCCAACGTACTGAAGCAGCATCGCAAGGGCGCTATCGAGGTCGCGCTGACGAAGAAGATCGCAGTGGTGCAGGAGGATGAGTACGAATTGCTCGACATGCTGCTCACCGAGAGTGAACGGCCAGTGACGTGGCTCGCGATGGCGTCGTCGCCGCGGCGCCCCGAGCGCGCGCTCGAGACGTTGACGCGCCTCGAACCACTGATAAGCCGGGGCGGTATCCCGCAGGTGCTGTGCAAGCCGTTCGTCGCTCAGCTCGATCTGCGGAGTCCATTCACCTTCGCCGATAACGATTCGTGGAGCCAGGTGTTCAACCAGCCGGTCGAGGTGCAGAAGAAGATCTACGCCGACCCGAACTTCCGCGATAACTTCCGCGCGAGCCTCAGCCAGCCGCATCTCTTCCCCGGCAAATGGAATCGCGTGGAGATACTCGAGGCGATCAACCCGGCTCTCAAGCAGTATGAGGGCAAGACGGTAGCCGAGGTCGCAGAGATGCGCGGCGCCGACGGGCTGGATACGTTCCTCGACCTCACGCTGGAGGACGACCTTCAGCTCCAGTACACGATGCAGCAGTACCATGAGGGGGGAATCCAGCAGTTGATCTCGGACCCGCGCACCATGATTGGGCTGAGCGACGGCGGCGCGCACGTCGATATGCTATGCGACGCGGGCTACGCGACTTATCTGCTCGGCAACTGGGTCCGCAAGAATCAAGCGATGACGCTCGAATTTGCGATCAAGCGAATCACGTCGGAGCCGGCGAACTTTTTCGGCATCCGGGAGCGCGGGCAGCTCAAGAAGGGTTGGAAGGCCGACATCACGGTCTTCGACTACAACACCGTGAATTCGGCGCGGCGGGCGACGATGCAGCATGACCTGCCGGGCGGAGGACGCCGCTTGGTGATGCCGGCCGAGGGAATCGAGTACACGGTCGTGAACGGCCGCGTCTCGTACGTGCACGGACGTCAGAGCGGCGAGCTTGCCGGCCAGGTAATCCGGTCGGTCGCGGCATAG
- a CDS encoding cytochrome P450, with protein sequence MGAGLETTRNAISAGLLALIEHPAELDLLLKDETLMPSAVEEILRWSSPVTHFARVAMKDTELGGKQIHQGDRVVLWFPSANRDEEVFANPYTFDIRRTPNEHLAFSKGEHFCAGAHLARLELRLMLQALLKWTRQIELNGKVERLRSNFLAGIKHMPVRFTESRAAA encoded by the coding sequence GTGGGAGCGGGGCTCGAAACCACGCGCAATGCTATCTCGGCCGGGCTGCTCGCGTTGATCGAGCATCCGGCGGAGTTGGACCTGCTGCTGAAAGACGAAACGCTGATGCCGAGCGCGGTCGAGGAGATTCTCCGATGGTCCAGCCCGGTCACCCATTTTGCACGGGTGGCAATGAAAGATACGGAGCTGGGTGGCAAGCAGATTCATCAGGGAGACCGCGTGGTGCTCTGGTTTCCCTCCGCCAATCGCGATGAAGAGGTCTTCGCAAATCCTTACACCTTCGATATTCGGCGGACTCCTAACGAGCATCTCGCTTTCAGCAAAGGCGAACATTTTTGCGCCGGCGCGCATCTGGCGCGGCTCGAATTGCGCCTGATGCTGCAAGCGCTTCTCAAATGGACCAGACAAATCGAGTTGAATGGCAAGGTCGAGCGGCTGCGGTCGAACTTTCTCGCCGGTATCAAGCATATGCCGGTGCGCTTCACGGAGTCGCGCGCGGCGGCCTGA
- a CDS encoding AAA family ATPase → MSNWRNFSRADVGLRKRVFLAGPNASGKSNFLDVFRFLHDLVAVGGGFQEAVLKRRGVSSLRCYAARRYPDISIQADIGTDENLEIWKYELDFSQDNNRRPFIKREAVYRAGTKILDRPNEEDTRDPARLRQTYLEQVNVNREFRDISDFFLSVRYLHLVPQLVRDPDRSVGRHGDPYGGDFLEQIASTSDKTRVARLRRILDAMRVAVPQLKTLELWRDVRGTPHLRGRYQHWRAHGAWQTEDQFSDGTLRLMGLLWAVMGGPGVLLLEEPELSLHPEVVQHIPQMLVRVQRRSGAQVMISTHSGDLLRDEGIGLDEALLLIPGAEGTTVKPAAEFQQIKALLEGGSNLADAVLPQTRPANAQQLIFKMGD, encoded by the coding sequence CTGAGTAATTGGCGGAACTTCTCGCGAGCAGACGTTGGTCTGCGCAAGAGAGTCTTTCTCGCGGGTCCGAACGCGTCGGGGAAATCCAACTTTCTCGACGTGTTTCGGTTCCTTCATGACCTAGTGGCCGTCGGAGGTGGCTTTCAGGAAGCAGTGCTCAAGAGGCGAGGAGTGTCCTCACTTCGCTGCTACGCTGCTCGCCGGTATCCCGACATCAGCATCCAAGCTGACATTGGAACGGACGAAAATCTTGAGATTTGGAAGTACGAACTGGACTTCAGCCAAGACAACAATCGACGGCCTTTCATAAAGAGAGAGGCCGTCTACCGGGCCGGAACCAAGATCCTAGACCGGCCTAACGAAGAAGATACCCGAGACCCGGCCCGTCTTAGGCAAACCTATCTGGAACAGGTGAATGTGAACCGAGAGTTTCGGGACATTTCCGATTTTTTCTTATCGGTTCGCTATCTGCACCTAGTGCCACAGTTGGTTCGCGACCCCGACCGCTCAGTCGGTCGCCACGGAGACCCTTATGGTGGAGATTTCCTCGAGCAGATAGCAAGCACCTCTGATAAAACTAGGGTCGCCCGACTTCGACGCATACTTGATGCTATGCGCGTGGCGGTTCCTCAGCTTAAAACACTAGAATTGTGGCGCGATGTGCGCGGCACTCCCCATCTTCGCGGGAGATATCAGCACTGGCGTGCGCATGGCGCATGGCAAACCGAGGATCAGTTCTCTGACGGAACGCTGCGGCTAATGGGTCTCTTATGGGCGGTTATGGGTGGGCCGGGAGTTTTGCTGCTGGAAGAACCCGAACTATCACTCCATCCTGAAGTAGTTCAGCACATTCCTCAGATGCTTGTCCGAGTGCAGCGCCGCTCGGGGGCTCAGGTGATGATCAGCACGCATTCCGGTGATCTGCTCCGGGACGAGGGCATTGGACTCGACGAAGCGCTCCTGCTAATCCCAGGCGCCGAAGGGACTACGGTTAAACCAGCCGCCGAATTTCAGCAGATCAAAGCATTGCTTGAGGGCGGCTCAAACCTCGCTGATGCCGTGCTCCCACAGACCCGGCCAGCCAACGCTCAGCAACTCATATTCAAAATGGGCGACTAG
- a CDS encoding acyl-CoA dehydrogenase family protein — protein sequence MSASDESRVEPARRIQFAFTDEQEQFRSALRRFLKDKSPTTEVRRLMATAEGYNPEVWRQLSEELALPGIPIPEQYGGAGFGMVELCIVTEELGRALLCAPYFSTTVLAANAILNAGTEAQKSSLLPDLASGARLATLAVTELSGHWDPREIELVATPVVNGYLLDGVKSYVVDGHIANLLIVAGRVPASVGHEGLALFTLSANSEGVQRRLLESMDPTRKLARIDFHGAHADLLGSVDDGAKPLIRTLDQAAIALANEMMGGAQALLDSAVDYAKLRVQFGRTIGSFQAIKHKLADMLLDVELAKSAAYCAAQACAVEDPEWPALACLAKAAASETYLRTAAECIQIHGGIGFTWDNDTHLWFKRAKSSEVFLGQPSYHRELLMQRWGV from the coding sequence ATGAGCGCATCAGACGAATCGAGAGTCGAGCCAGCGCGCCGCATCCAGTTCGCGTTCACCGACGAGCAGGAGCAGTTCCGCTCGGCGCTGCGGCGATTTCTGAAGGATAAATCGCCCACGACTGAGGTGCGGCGGCTCATGGCCACGGCCGAGGGCTACAATCCCGAGGTGTGGCGCCAGTTGAGCGAGGAGCTCGCGCTGCCGGGGATTCCCATCCCGGAGCAATACGGCGGCGCGGGATTCGGCATGGTCGAGCTTTGTATCGTTACCGAGGAGCTTGGTCGCGCCTTACTTTGCGCGCCTTATTTCTCGACGACGGTACTCGCCGCCAATGCGATACTGAACGCCGGCACCGAAGCGCAGAAATCGAGCTTGTTGCCCGATCTTGCCAGTGGCGCGCGGCTCGCGACGCTTGCGGTCACCGAGCTAAGTGGCCATTGGGACCCGCGCGAGATCGAGCTCGTCGCCACCCCCGTCGTGAATGGTTATCTTCTTGACGGAGTCAAAAGTTACGTCGTGGACGGCCATATCGCGAACCTGCTGATCGTCGCGGGACGCGTGCCCGCGAGTGTTGGCCATGAGGGCTTGGCGCTATTCACGCTCAGCGCCAATTCCGAAGGCGTTCAACGACGACTTCTGGAATCCATGGATCCTACTCGCAAGCTGGCGCGGATCGATTTTCACGGCGCGCATGCGGACCTACTCGGCAGCGTCGATGACGGCGCAAAGCCACTTATCCGTACGCTCGACCAGGCGGCCATCGCACTCGCCAACGAAATGATGGGTGGCGCGCAGGCGTTGCTCGATTCGGCGGTGGATTACGCCAAGCTGCGAGTTCAGTTCGGACGGACAATCGGTTCGTTTCAAGCGATCAAGCACAAGTTGGCCGACATGCTGCTGGATGTGGAGCTAGCCAAGTCAGCCGCCTACTGCGCGGCTCAAGCCTGTGCGGTGGAGGACCCCGAGTGGCCGGCGCTGGCGTGCCTAGCCAAGGCCGCGGCGTCAGAAACTTACCTGCGCACCGCGGCCGAATGTATTCAGATTCACGGCGGCATCGGCTTCACTTGGGACAACGATACGCATCTCTGGTTCAAGCGCGCCAAGAGCTCCGAGGTGTTTCTCGGCCAACCGAGCTACCATCGGGAACTCTTGATGCAGCGGTGGGGAGTCTGA
- a CDS encoding D-2-hydroxyacid dehydrogenase family protein produces the protein MLKIAILDDYAKVALQSADWSVLQGKAEITVFDRHLSEDEAASLLQPFDILCTVRERMSLPRSLFERLPNLRLVTIIGMSLPNLDMAAATDHGVIVAHSDFGNPIYTGVFNATPELTWGLMIAVVRHFDLESRRMRAGQWQSTVGTILAGRTLALLGLGRIGKRMAAYGRTFEMPVIAWSQNLTEEAATAVGARRVEKDDLFRLADVLSIHVQLSDRTRGLVTARELALMKPGAYLINTSRGPIVVEADLIAALRSGGIAGAGIDVFDVEPPPADHPFRTMPNVTVTPHLGYVTYETLTAFYTDTLEAVVAFADGKPIRIANPEALVHANQRR, from the coding sequence ATGCTCAAGATTGCCATCCTCGACGATTACGCGAAAGTCGCTCTTCAATCGGCCGATTGGTCTGTGCTGCAGGGCAAGGCGGAAATCACGGTCTTCGATCGGCATCTGTCGGAGGACGAGGCCGCATCGTTGCTGCAGCCATTCGATATTCTTTGCACGGTCCGCGAGCGGATGAGTCTGCCGCGCAGCTTGTTCGAGCGATTGCCCAACCTGAGGCTCGTCACCATCATCGGCATGTCCCTGCCTAATCTGGACATGGCGGCGGCGACCGATCATGGCGTGATAGTAGCTCATTCCGACTTCGGCAACCCCATCTATACGGGCGTCTTCAATGCGACTCCGGAACTCACGTGGGGACTGATGATCGCCGTCGTTCGCCACTTTGACCTTGAGAGTCGGCGGATGCGCGCCGGCCAATGGCAGAGCACAGTGGGAACGATACTGGCCGGTCGCACGCTCGCGCTCCTGGGGCTGGGTCGCATTGGCAAGCGGATGGCCGCATACGGCCGTACTTTCGAGATGCCGGTGATCGCATGGAGTCAGAATCTAACTGAGGAGGCCGCCACGGCCGTCGGTGCACGGCGGGTCGAGAAGGACGACCTGTTCCGTCTTGCCGACGTTCTCTCGATCCACGTTCAGCTAAGCGATCGCACCCGCGGCTTGGTCACGGCGCGTGAACTCGCTCTGATGAAGCCCGGGGCTTACCTGATCAACACTTCGCGCGGGCCGATCGTGGTCGAAGCGGATCTGATTGCGGCGCTACGGTCGGGAGGCATTGCCGGCGCCGGAATCGATGTTTTCGATGTCGAGCCGCCGCCCGCCGATCATCCTTTCCGCACCATGCCTAACGTCACCGTCACTCCGCACCTCGGCTACGTCACTTACGAAACGCTGACGGCCTTCTATACCGATACGCTGGAAGCAGTGGTCGCGTTCGCCGATGGCAAACCAATCCGGATAGCTAACCCCGAGGCCTTGGTGCACGCAAATCAGCGACGCTGA
- a CDS encoding VOC family protein — protein sequence MQVSKDSIDLGIIVTDEKAALGFYRDGLGLEVEGELPLPGGRMYRLKCGTTVIKLLKLDRTPAAKPAPGGPMGGLGYRYFTISVPDIRGLMTQLEAKGIRPTMPVTEFRPGVTIAMVTDPDGNTVEFLQNT from the coding sequence GTGCAGGTAAGCAAAGACTCTATCGATTTGGGAATCATCGTGACTGACGAGAAGGCGGCCCTCGGCTTCTACCGCGACGGGCTCGGTTTGGAGGTCGAGGGCGAGCTGCCGTTGCCGGGAGGCCGGATGTATCGCCTCAAGTGCGGAACCACCGTCATCAAACTGCTGAAGCTCGACCGGACTCCGGCGGCGAAACCCGCACCGGGCGGACCGATGGGCGGACTTGGCTACCGCTACTTCACGATCTCGGTGCCCGATATCCGCGGACTGATGACGCAGCTCGAGGCGAAAGGCATCCGCCCGACAATGCCCGTCACTGAGTTCCGTCCGGGCGTCACGATCGCGATGGTGACCGATCCAGACGGCAACACGGTCGAGTTCCTGCAGAACACGTAG
- a CDS encoding amidohydrolase family protein — protein MTNRGNDMARIEETFHKLKYPGAVDADGHIVEDVGLWDRHLEAKYKANGIRLKTDSGGVEYIELNGKPSKILRGPMLGMFAAMGQIDRKRSMTRVPKFGEDVPLGAMDARERLARLDAEGLDAAFIYPTLSLMYESEMTDPELMQACTRAYNRWIVDWCSDSGGRLLPVAHLSLGDPVAAAQELERAVKAGCKGGWVAQFTMTRKPHAHPDHDVVFAKAQELGVPLGLHPSLEPPWALPGRYDLQHIRNQGFFLNVTAADAIRQGFTSFFQCGTFDKFPELKLVLLEVGSGWISYWLDRMDAVYDSTIGRTVPLKERPSHYFKRNVWISADPDEHSLPAMVQLCGEDKFFWATDFPHPDHTGDYIKELEELAGKLPAGARAKVLGENVMRVYRCK, from the coding sequence ATGACGAATCGAGGCAACGACATGGCGCGGATCGAAGAAACCTTTCACAAACTCAAGTATCCGGGCGCGGTTGACGCCGACGGCCATATCGTCGAGGACGTCGGCCTGTGGGACCGCCACCTCGAGGCAAAGTACAAAGCCAACGGGATCCGCCTCAAGACCGATAGCGGCGGCGTCGAGTATATCGAGCTCAACGGCAAGCCATCGAAAATCTTACGCGGTCCGATGTTGGGCATGTTCGCCGCGATGGGCCAGATCGATCGCAAGCGCTCGATGACGCGCGTGCCCAAGTTTGGCGAGGACGTGCCGCTGGGCGCGATGGACGCTAGGGAGCGCCTCGCACGCCTCGACGCGGAAGGCCTCGACGCCGCCTTCATCTACCCGACGCTCAGCCTGATGTACGAGAGCGAGATGACCGACCCGGAACTCATGCAGGCCTGCACCCGCGCTTACAACCGCTGGATCGTCGATTGGTGTTCCGACAGCGGCGGGCGGCTGCTGCCGGTGGCGCACCTCTCGTTGGGCGATCCGGTCGCCGCCGCCCAGGAACTCGAGCGTGCGGTCAAGGCCGGATGCAAGGGCGGATGGGTCGCGCAATTCACCATGACGCGCAAGCCCCACGCCCATCCGGACCACGACGTGGTGTTCGCCAAGGCTCAAGAACTCGGCGTGCCGCTCGGCCTGCATCCGTCGCTCGAACCACCGTGGGCGCTGCCCGGACGCTACGACCTTCAGCACATCCGCAATCAAGGTTTCTTCCTGAACGTAACGGCCGCCGACGCGATTCGCCAGGGCTTCACCAGCTTCTTCCAGTGCGGCACCTTCGACAAATTTCCCGAGCTTAAACTGGTGCTCCTCGAAGTCGGCTCCGGCTGGATCAGCTACTGGCTGGACCGGATGGACGCCGTTTACGACAGCACGATCGGGCGCACGGTGCCGCTCAAGGAGAGGCCGAGTCACTACTTCAAACGCAATGTTTGGATTTCGGCCGATCCCGACGAACATTCGCTGCCGGCGATGGTGCAACTATGCGGCGAGGACAAGTTCTTCTGGGCCACGGACTTCCCGCATCCGGACCACACCGGCGATTACATCAAGGAACTCGAAGAGCTGGCCGGCAAGCTCCCAGCCGGCGCGCGGGCAAAGGTGCTCGGCGAGAATGTGATGCGCGTGTACCGCTGCAAGTAA
- a CDS encoding CaiB/BaiF CoA-transferase family protein translates to MAQTSKHMLEGYRVLDFTQVLAGPTTTRYMAEMGAEVIKVEFAPNGDIARGVPYIRDGRSAYYVQQNRGKKGLCLDLKNPAAAAIIRELIPKVDVLVENYAPGVIGRLGFGYEAVRALNPKVIMCSISTFGQGGPLANRPGYDFIGCAYSGVLSMIGERDGAPSLPGVGLGDITTGVHALSAITAALLHRERTGEGQYVETSLLDCYFSYNDMPVHAASLSGGAISPRRNGAHHFAMAPLGVFNGKRHPILIMAATEHQFVYLCRAMGRPEMPSDPRYCNNTQRMANVEELKRLIQDWFDAMPSDDEVYRLFNEHRVPYAQVLSIEEAMAHPHLREREVVRTVNDRYLGEFEVPGFPLRFSSYERHREMEAPTLGEHNEAVLREYLGYSPERIAALEREGVLHRGER, encoded by the coding sequence ATGGCACAAACATCGAAGCACATGCTGGAGGGCTACCGCGTACTCGATTTTACGCAGGTGCTGGCCGGACCGACGACGACGCGATACATGGCCGAGATGGGCGCCGAGGTAATCAAGGTCGAATTCGCGCCGAACGGGGATATAGCGCGCGGCGTGCCATATATTCGCGACGGACGGAGCGCATACTACGTGCAGCAGAACCGGGGCAAGAAAGGTTTGTGCCTCGACCTTAAGAATCCGGCGGCGGCGGCGATTATCCGGGAACTGATCCCGAAGGTTGATGTGCTGGTAGAGAACTACGCGCCCGGGGTGATCGGGCGGCTGGGATTCGGCTACGAGGCGGTAAGGGCGCTCAATCCGAAGGTCATCATGTGCTCGATTTCGACGTTCGGGCAGGGCGGGCCGCTGGCGAACCGTCCCGGCTATGATTTTATCGGGTGCGCGTATTCAGGCGTGCTCAGCATGATCGGCGAACGGGACGGCGCACCGTCGCTGCCGGGGGTGGGACTGGGCGATATTACGACGGGGGTGCATGCGCTGTCTGCGATCACGGCGGCGCTGCTCCATCGCGAGCGCACGGGCGAGGGGCAGTACGTCGAGACGTCGCTGCTGGATTGTTACTTCAGCTACAACGACATGCCGGTGCATGCGGCGAGTTTAAGCGGGGGCGCCATTTCGCCGCGGCGCAACGGCGCGCACCATTTCGCGATGGCGCCACTGGGCGTGTTCAACGGCAAGCGGCATCCGATTCTGATCATGGCGGCCACCGAACATCAATTCGTGTATCTCTGCCGCGCGATGGGGCGGCCGGAGATGCCGAGCGATCCGCGCTATTGCAACAACACTCAGCGGATGGCGAATGTCGAGGAGTTGAAGCGGCTGATCCAGGACTGGTTCGACGCGATGCCGAGCGATGATGAAGTGTACCGGCTGTTCAACGAGCATCGGGTGCCGTACGCGCAGGTGCTGTCGATTGAAGAGGCGATGGCGCATCCGCATCTGCGCGAGCGCGAGGTGGTGCGGACGGTGAACGATCGATATTTAGGGGAGTTCGAGGTACCGGGATTTCCGCTGCGGTTTTCGAGCTACGAACGGCATCGGGAGATGGAAGCGCCGACCCTGGGGGAGCATAACGAGGCGGTGCTGCGCGAGTATTTGGGATATTCGCCTGAACGGATCGCGGCGCTGGAGCGCGAGGGCGTGTTGCATCGCGGCGAGCGATGA